In Verrucomicrobiota bacterium, one genomic interval encodes:
- a CDS encoding VOC family protein yields the protein MKFSVEHIGLPARDPAELKDWYVRQLGAAVAFDTGQVPPTFFLRLPGGVMIEIYKADSSLADTSNNKLAGWRHLALRVDSLEQARDQLTLQGVIFEKEFRPAGGGGRILFFRDPEDNLLHLVERPADSVLK from the coding sequence ATGAAATTCTCGGTCGAACACATCGGATTGCCCGCGCGCGATCCCGCAGAGTTGAAGGACTGGTACGTGCGCCAACTCGGCGCCGCGGTGGCGTTCGATACGGGCCAGGTTCCGCCCACTTTTTTTCTCCGGCTGCCAGGCGGCGTGATGATTGAGATCTATAAAGCCGATTCCTCTCTGGCGGACACGAGCAACAACAAGCTGGCCGGCTGGCGCCATCTGGCGTTGCGGGTCGATTCGCTGGAACAGGCGCGCGATCAGTTGACCCTGCAGGGCGTGATCTTTGAAAAGGAATTCCGGCCCGCCGGCGGCGGCGGGCGCATCCTTTTCTTTCGCGACCCGGAAGACAACCTCCTGCACCTGGTGGAACGGCCTGCTGATTCCGTCTTGAAATGA